From Staphylococcus delphini, one genomic window encodes:
- a CDS encoding sodium:solute symporter, with the protein MNTTGFTLVDLIVLIVYLLAVLVAGLYFSKKEMSGKEFFKGDGSVPWYVTSVSIFATMLSPISFLGLAGNSYAGSWILWFAQLGMLIAIPLAIKYVLPIFARMDIDTAYDYLERRFEAKSLRVISALLFIIYQLGRMSIIMYLPSIGLAKLTGININILIILMGVIAIIYSYTGGLKSVLWTDFIQGVILSAGALIALFVLIKDIDGGMGAITEQLTHGKFIAPSEKWFDPNILSGSIFLIVFGSGLTIFSSYASSQDLVQRFTTTQNIKKLNKMLFTNGVLSLGVATVFYLIGTGLYVFYQLQNVSEATKAIPRDQIFIYFIAYQLPVGVTGIILAAIYAAAQSTISTGLNSVATSWTLDIQEVVAKEMSDKMRTRIAQTVSLLVGIFSILVAIVMAHSDIKSAYEWFNGFMGLVLGLLGGIFILGFVTKKANKQGAYAALIVATIVMVCIKYVLPPEAVNYWAYSFISISVSLVVGYVVSLLTGNKASAPQFTTIHDIPEILADKSWEKRH; encoded by the coding sequence ATGAATACGACTGGTTTTACATTAGTAGATTTAATAGTGTTAATTGTTTACTTACTCGCTGTTTTAGTAGCAGGGCTCTACTTCTCGAAAAAAGAAATGTCAGGGAAAGAATTCTTTAAAGGGGATGGCTCGGTCCCGTGGTATGTGACGTCAGTATCTATTTTTGCGACGATGTTAAGTCCTATTTCATTTTTAGGGCTTGCAGGGAACTCTTATGCAGGCAGTTGGATTTTATGGTTTGCGCAGTTAGGGATGCTCATTGCGATTCCATTAGCGATTAAATATGTGCTTCCAATTTTTGCACGCATGGATATCGATACGGCTTATGATTATCTTGAGCGACGTTTTGAAGCAAAATCGTTACGGGTGATTTCAGCGTTATTGTTTATCATTTATCAACTCGGACGGATGTCAATTATTATGTATTTACCCTCAATTGGGTTGGCGAAATTAACAGGTATTAATATTAATATTTTGATCATTCTTATGGGTGTGATTGCAATTATTTACTCATATACTGGAGGGTTGAAATCCGTACTTTGGACAGACTTTATTCAAGGAGTCATTTTATCTGCTGGTGCGCTTATCGCTTTATTCGTATTGATTAAAGATATTGATGGCGGTATGGGGGCGATTACAGAACAACTGACACACGGCAAATTTATTGCACCTAGCGAAAAATGGTTTGATCCGAACATTTTATCAGGCTCGATTTTCTTAATTGTATTCGGTTCAGGTTTAACAATCTTCTCATCTTATGCTTCTTCTCAAGATTTAGTACAACGTTTTACGACAACACAAAATATTAAAAAGCTAAATAAAATGTTGTTCACAAACGGTGTGTTATCATTAGGGGTAGCGACAGTGTTCTATTTAATTGGAACAGGTTTATACGTGTTTTACCAGCTTCAAAATGTGAGTGAAGCAACAAAAGCGATTCCGCGAGATCAAATCTTTATTTACTTTATCGCATATCAGTTACCGGTTGGGGTGACAGGTATTATATTAGCCGCGATTTATGCAGCAGCTCAATCCACGATTTCAACAGGTTTAAACTCAGTAGCGACATCTTGGACTTTAGATATTCAAGAAGTGGTTGCGAAAGAAATGTCTGATAAAATGCGTACACGGATTGCGCAAACCGTTTCATTGCTAGTTGGTATCTTTTCTATTTTAGTGGCGATTGTGATGGCACATTCTGATATTAAATCCGCGTACGAATGGTTCAACGGCTTTATGGGTCTCGTACTCGGCTTACTTGGTGGTATTTTCATTTTAGGATTTGTCACTAAAAAAGCGAATAAACAAGGGGCTTATGCGGCATTAATTGTTGCGACAATTGTGATGGTGTGCATTAAATATGTGTTACCTCCAGAAGCAGTCAATTACTGGGCATATTCATTCATTTCAATCAGTGTGTCTTTAGTGGTAGGTTACGTTGTGTCATTATTAACTGGAAACAAAGCATCAGCACCACAATTTACAACGATTCATGACATCCCTGAAATTCTTGCAGATAAGAGTTGGGAAAAACGTCATTAA
- a CDS encoding dihydrodipicolinate synthase family protein, translating into MRDLTKYEGIIPAFYACYDENGEVSQERVRQQVKYLIEKGVKGLYVNGSSGECIYLTTEERKQIIEAVMDVAKGKITVINHVACNNTKESAILAAHSEQLGVDAIAAIPPIYFKLPEYSIEKYWNTISEAAPNTDFVIYNIPQLAGVALTNQLYAAMRKNPRVIGVKNSSMPVQDIQTFVAATGEDYIVFNGPDEQFVGGRTMGAQAGIGGTYGVMPDLFVKLNQLIIDQDMAQAQALQFMINDIISKLVSGHGNMYAVAKEVLRINENVDLGSVRAPLEPLTEEDKVIAQQAADMIDVTRQRFLAS; encoded by the coding sequence ATGAGAGATTTAACAAAGTATGAAGGTATTATTCCGGCATTTTACGCATGCTACGACGAAAATGGAGAAGTCAGTCAAGAACGCGTACGCCAACAAGTGAAATATTTAATTGAAAAAGGTGTAAAAGGCCTTTATGTCAATGGTTCTTCAGGGGAATGTATTTATCTAACTACTGAAGAACGTAAACAAATTATTGAGGCAGTGATGGATGTCGCGAAAGGTAAAATCACCGTGATTAACCATGTCGCGTGTAACAACACCAAAGAGAGTGCGATTTTAGCGGCGCATTCTGAACAACTCGGTGTCGATGCGATTGCGGCGATTCCACCGATTTACTTTAAATTACCAGAATATTCAATCGAAAAGTATTGGAATACGATCAGTGAAGCGGCACCGAATACAGATTTTGTGATTTACAATATTCCACAATTAGCGGGTGTTGCGCTGACGAATCAGTTGTATGCGGCGATGCGTAAAAACCCTCGTGTGATTGGCGTGAAAAACTCTTCTATGCCTGTACAAGACATTCAAACGTTTGTGGCGGCTACGGGTGAGGACTATATCGTATTTAACGGTCCAGACGAACAATTTGTCGGTGGTCGCACGATGGGCGCGCAAGCTGGCATTGGCGGTACATATGGTGTGATGCCAGACTTGTTTGTGAAATTGAATCAACTCATCATTGATCAAGATATGGCGCAAGCACAAGCACTTCAGTTTATGATTAATGACATCATTTCAAAATTAGTGTCTGGACATGGCAATATGTACGCAGTCGCAAAAGAAGTGCTCAGAATCAATGAAAATGTAGATTTAGGCTCAGTGCGTGCACCGTTAGAACCATTGACAGAAGAAGATAAAGTCATTGCACAACAAGCAGCTGACATGATTGACGTGACAAGACAACGATTTCTTGCATCTTAG
- a CDS encoding MurR/RpiR family transcriptional regulator, with the protein MRFYKVLVPMIESNLENMTTTEKEVAQFFLKQVTVEDLSSEMFSHQLHVSKATLTRFAKKCGFTGFREFLFHYREMMREKEDILAYKDLTQKVLFDYEEMLRKNYSIINENQLEHIKEMIDRAERVYLYGKGSSALALKEMKMRFMRLGIICEVIEDNDMFVWNNLLVDASCLVIGASISGKTGAVLTALTSAHKRGASTVLMTTKNLTEHELMCDEILLLAANKNLAYGNIISPQFPILLMTDCLFSYYLEDPQRRKYYDQTIIDKEA; encoded by the coding sequence ATGAGGTTTTATAAAGTACTCGTTCCGATGATTGAATCAAATCTTGAAAATATGACAACGACAGAAAAAGAGGTCGCACAATTTTTTCTGAAACAAGTGACTGTTGAGGATTTATCGTCTGAGATGTTTAGCCACCAACTGCATGTGTCTAAAGCGACATTGACACGGTTTGCAAAAAAGTGTGGTTTCACGGGTTTTAGAGAATTTTTGTTTCATTATAGAGAAATGATGCGTGAAAAAGAGGATATTCTTGCATACAAAGACTTAACACAAAAAGTTTTGTTTGATTATGAAGAGATGCTTCGTAAAAATTATTCAATTATTAATGAAAACCAGTTAGAACATATTAAAGAGATGATCGATCGAGCTGAGCGCGTGTACCTTTATGGAAAGGGAAGTTCGGCACTAGCATTAAAAGAAATGAAAATGAGATTTATGAGACTCGGCATTATTTGCGAAGTGATTGAAGATAATGACATGTTCGTCTGGAATAATTTGTTAGTCGATGCGTCATGTCTCGTGATTGGTGCTTCAATTTCAGGGAAAACGGGGGCAGTACTTACTGCATTGACATCAGCTCACAAAAGAGGGGCTAGTACAGTACTTATGACGACAAAAAATCTTACAGAGCATGAGTTAATGTGTGATGAAATATTACTTTTGGCGGCGAATAAAAATTTAGCATATGGAAATATAATTTCACCACAATTTCCTATATTACTCATGACAGATTGTTTGTTTTCTTACTATTTGGAGGACCCTCAAAGGCGGAAGTACTACGATCAAACCATTATTGATAAAGAGGCATAA
- the rbsU gene encoding ribose/proton symporter RbsU gives MNMVALLIGLGPLIGWGLFPTIASKFGGKPVNQIIGATVGTLIFAIAFFIFSGRQFPTGMDLFFALLSGAGWCFGQIMTFKAFEYIGSSRAMPITTAFQLLGASLWGVFALGNWPGLTNKLIGFAALLVILIGAWMTVWSEDAQETKSSNLRKAVVILLIGEIGYWLYSAAPQATDIGGKVAFLPQAIGMVLAAVIYGLMTMKKDNPFNKKFTWLQIISGFFFAFAALTYLISAQPNMNGLATGFILSQTSVVLATLTGIYFLNQRKTSKEMLITIIGLILILSAATVTVFIK, from the coding sequence ATGAACATGGTCGCACTATTAATTGGTTTAGGACCGCTCATTGGTTGGGGTCTTTTTCCTACAATCGCATCAAAATTTGGAGGTAAACCAGTCAATCAGATTATCGGTGCTACTGTTGGGACACTGATTTTCGCGATTGCCTTTTTTATATTTTCAGGACGTCAATTTCCAACAGGGATGGATTTATTTTTCGCCTTACTCTCTGGAGCCGGTTGGTGTTTTGGTCAAATTATGACTTTTAAAGCATTTGAATATATCGGTTCTTCTCGTGCAATGCCTATCACTACGGCTTTCCAATTACTCGGTGCATCACTTTGGGGTGTATTCGCATTAGGTAACTGGCCAGGCCTTACAAATAAACTGATTGGCTTTGCCGCTTTACTTGTGATTTTAATTGGCGCATGGATGACAGTTTGGAGTGAAGATGCGCAAGAAACAAAAAGTAGTAACTTGAGAAAAGCAGTCGTTATCCTATTAATCGGTGAAATTGGCTATTGGCTCTACTCTGCAGCACCACAAGCAACAGACATTGGAGGTAAAGTCGCATTCTTACCACAAGCCATTGGAATGGTATTGGCTGCTGTCATTTACGGTTTAATGACAATGAAAAAAGACAATCCATTCAACAAGAAATTCACTTGGTTACAAATTATTTCAGGTTTCTTCTTTGCTTTCGCAGCATTGACATATTTAATCTCAGCACAACCTAATATGAATGGCTTAGCAACAGGTTTCATCTTGTCTCAAACTTCAGTTGTTTTAGCGACATTAACAGGCATTTATTTCTTGAATCAACGCAAAACTTCAAAAGAAATGTTGATCACAATCATTGGTTTAATTTTGATTTTATCTGCAGCAACAGTCACTGTATTTATTAAATAA
- a CDS encoding YggT family protein encodes MNIELLTSILEFLLFIVKAYTFGMIIYIFMSWLPGARESAVGRWMSKIYEPFLEPFRRIIPPLGLVDISPIVAFLVLNLFERGLVAIFKLILHQIYS; translated from the coding sequence ATGAACATCGAGTTATTAACCTCCATCCTTGAATTTCTATTATTCATTGTTAAAGCTTACACATTTGGAATGATTATTTACATTTTTATGTCGTGGTTACCAGGTGCAAGAGAAAGCGCAGTTGGCAGATGGATGTCAAAAATTTATGAGCCATTTTTAGAACCATTTCGACGTATCATTCCGCCATTAGGTCTGGTTGATATTTCACCAATTGTAGCCTTTTTAGTGCTCAATTTGTTTGAACGTGGACTTGTAGCCATTTTTAAACTTATTTTGCATCAAATCTATTCATAA
- a CDS encoding cell division protein SepF, with amino-acid sequence MAIKDLFNNFFTIEEEEDEDFIQEEERRREREQQQAQQQGNKQQSERPRAVQSVPKRPASRSKSSQNDKQLQVAQKQEQGNVVNMSPTQDTYQNGSSKMCLFEPRVFSDTQDIADELKNRRATLVNLQRIDQVSAKRIIDFLSGTVYAIGGDIQRVGADIFLCTPDNVEVAGSITDHIESMENHYK; translated from the coding sequence TTGGCTATAAAAGATTTGTTCAACAATTTTTTCACAATTGAAGAAGAGGAAGATGAAGATTTCATTCAAGAAGAAGAACGCCGTCGTGAACGTGAGCAACAGCAAGCGCAACAACAAGGGAACAAACAACAATCTGAGCGTCCAAGAGCAGTCCAATCCGTACCAAAACGTCCAGCGTCACGTTCTAAATCTTCTCAAAATGATAAACAGTTGCAAGTTGCCCAAAAACAAGAGCAAGGGAATGTGGTGAATATGAGCCCAACACAAGATACTTATCAAAATGGTAGCTCTAAAATGTGTTTATTTGAACCACGTGTATTTTCTGATACACAAGACATTGCAGATGAATTGAAAAATCGTCGTGCCACACTTGTGAACCTTCAACGTATTGATCAAGTTTCTGCAAAACGTATTATCGACTTTTTAAGCGGAACCGTTTATGCAATTGGCGGCGATATTCAACGTGTTGGTGCAGATATTTTCTTATGTACACCAGACAATGTTGAAGTTGCGGGTAGTATTACCGACCATATCGAATCTATGGAAAATCATTATAAATAA
- a CDS encoding YggS family pyridoxal phosphate-dependent enzyme translates to MSVKINLEEIEQTITENMTFRKDATRPRVIAVTKYVTINRAKEAYEAGIRHFGENRIEGFLEKKAALPDDVHMHFIGSLQSRKVKEVINDIDYLHALDRQSLAKEISKRAEHEIKCFVQVNVSGEASKHGIALEEVIPFIEMLADYDPIRVVGLMTMAPYTDNEAELEDIFEKLKNKRDEVQSLNLTYAPCTELSMGMSNDYHIATKKGATFVRIGTRLVGKEE, encoded by the coding sequence ATGTCAGTGAAGATAAACTTAGAAGAAATAGAGCAAACCATTACTGAAAATATGACTTTTCGCAAAGACGCAACAAGACCTCGCGTGATTGCTGTCACAAAATATGTTACAATAAACCGAGCAAAAGAAGCTTATGAAGCAGGCATTCGTCATTTTGGTGAAAACCGCATCGAAGGTTTTTTAGAGAAGAAAGCAGCTTTACCAGACGATGTTCACATGCATTTTATTGGCTCTTTGCAGTCACGTAAAGTGAAAGAAGTCATTAATGACATTGACTATTTACATGCATTAGACCGTCAAAGTTTGGCCAAAGAAATTAGTAAACGCGCAGAACATGAAATCAAATGTTTTGTCCAAGTGAACGTTTCAGGTGAAGCATCCAAACATGGCATTGCTTTAGAAGAGGTCATCCCCTTCATTGAAATGTTAGCGGACTATGATCCTATTCGTGTTGTAGGTCTGATGACGATGGCACCATACACAGATAATGAAGCTGAATTAGAAGACATTTTTGAAAAACTTAAAAATAAACGCGATGAAGTCCAATCATTGAACCTTACATATGCACCTTGTACTGAACTTTCGATGGGTATGAGTAATGATTATCATATTGCCACGAAAAAGGGTGCCACATTTGTTAGAATTGGAACGCGTCTTGTAGGAAAAGAGGAGTGA
- the pgeF gene encoding peptidoglycan editing factor PgeF, with protein MELFVKKAHHLSYQPSLAQGVQIGITTRDDGVSAYPTAAFNMARYIDDQPENITHHQEVLAQEIGIPRTQWVFPIQTHEAHVVEVTRADRGKNIDALTKDTLHGIDAMFTYDEDTMLTMCYADCVPIYFYSPSHHFIALAHAGWRGTVATIVHRVLDQFPYDYNDLYVVIGPATSDSYEINDDIFKQFQQLPIDSAAYIETRGEDRHGIDLKYANQLLLEQYGVPRDHIYRTEYATSEDLDLFFSYRLEKGKTGRMLAFISQSLSESGDD; from the coding sequence ATGGAATTATTTGTGAAAAAGGCGCATCATTTGTCTTATCAGCCGAGTTTGGCACAAGGTGTTCAAATCGGTATCACGACGAGAGATGATGGTGTGAGTGCATATCCAACCGCAGCATTCAACATGGCAAGATATATTGATGATCAGCCGGAAAATATTACCCATCATCAGGAAGTGTTGGCACAAGAAATCGGTATTCCGAGAACGCAGTGGGTCTTTCCAATACAGACGCACGAAGCGCATGTCGTAGAAGTGACTCGCGCAGATCGTGGTAAAAATATCGATGCACTTACGAAAGACACACTTCATGGTATCGATGCGATGTTCACATATGATGAAGATACGATGTTGACGATGTGTTATGCAGACTGTGTGCCGATTTACTTTTATAGCCCTTCACATCATTTTATTGCTTTAGCACATGCAGGTTGGCGTGGGACTGTCGCAACCATTGTACATCGTGTGCTAGATCAATTTCCTTATGATTACAACGACTTATATGTGGTCATTGGTCCAGCAACTTCCGACAGCTATGAAATCAATGATGATATTTTCAAGCAATTTCAACAACTGCCGATTGATAGTGCTGCCTATATTGAAACGCGTGGCGAAGACCGTCATGGCATTGATTTGAAATATGCGAACCAATTATTGCTAGAACAATACGGCGTGCCACGTGACCATATTTATCGTACAGAATATGCAACTTCTGAAGACTTGGATTTATTTTTCTCGTATCGTTTAGAAAAAGGAAAAACGGGAAGAATGTTAGCATTTATTTCTCAATCATTGAGTGAAAGTGGAGATGATTAA
- the ftsZ gene encoding cell division protein FtsZ, producing the protein MLEFEQGFNHLATLKVIGVGGGGNNAVNRMIDHGMNNVEFIAINTDGQALNLSKAESKIQIGEKLTRGLGAGANPEIGKKAAEESREQIEDAIQGADMVFVTAGMGGGTGTGAAPVVAKIAKEMGALTVGVVTRPFSFEGRKRQTQAAAGVEAMKAAVDTLIVIPNDRLLDIVDKSTPMMEAFKEADNVLRQGVQGISDLIAVSGEVNLDFADVKTIMSNQGSALMGIGVSSGENRAVEAAKKAISSPLLETSIVGAQGVLMNITGGESLSLFEAQEAADIVQDAADEDVNMIFGTVINPELQDEIVVTVIATGFEDKPSSQARKQGHSGFGTSAAPTSSKESSFGGGHTGQTSTQDKEVESGRSHTTADDDIPSFIRNREERRSRRTRR; encoded by the coding sequence ATGTTAGAATTTGAACAAGGATTTAATCATTTAGCGACACTTAAAGTCATCGGTGTCGGTGGTGGCGGTAATAATGCTGTTAACCGAATGATTGACCACGGTATGAACAATGTTGAATTTATTGCAATTAACACAGATGGACAAGCTTTAAACTTATCTAAAGCAGAATCTAAAATCCAAATTGGTGAAAAGCTAACACGTGGATTAGGTGCAGGTGCGAACCCTGAAATTGGTAAAAAAGCTGCAGAAGAATCACGTGAACAAATTGAAGATGCGATCCAAGGTGCAGACATGGTATTCGTTACTGCTGGTATGGGTGGCGGTACTGGTACAGGTGCAGCACCTGTTGTAGCCAAAATCGCTAAAGAGATGGGCGCTTTAACAGTGGGTGTTGTGACACGTCCATTCAGTTTCGAAGGTCGTAAACGTCAAACACAAGCTGCTGCGGGTGTTGAAGCAATGAAAGCTGCTGTTGATACTTTAATTGTCATTCCTAACGATCGCTTGTTAGACATTGTAGACAAATCTACACCAATGATGGAAGCATTTAAAGAAGCTGACAACGTATTACGTCAAGGTGTACAAGGTATTTCTGATTTAATTGCAGTATCTGGTGAAGTGAACCTCGACTTTGCTGACGTTAAAACAATCATGTCAAACCAAGGTTCTGCATTAATGGGTATCGGTGTATCATCTGGTGAAAACCGTGCAGTTGAAGCGGCTAAAAAAGCCATTTCTTCTCCTTTACTTGAAACATCAATCGTAGGTGCACAAGGTGTGTTAATGAACATTACTGGTGGCGAATCATTATCATTATTCGAAGCACAAGAAGCTGCTGACATTGTACAAGATGCTGCAGATGAAGATGTGAACATGATCTTTGGTACAGTCATCAACCCAGAATTACAAGATGAAATTGTTGTTACTGTTATCGCAACAGGTTTTGAAGATAAACCTTCATCACAAGCACGTAAACAAGGTCACTCTGGCTTTGGTACAAGTGCCGCGCCAACAAGCTCAAAAGAATCTAGCTTCGGTGGAGGGCATACAGGTCAAACTTCAACACAAGATAAAGAAGTTGAAAGTGGACGTAGCCATACGACAGCGGACGATGATATTCCAAGCTTTATTCGTAACAGAGAAGAAAGACGCTCAAGAAGAACACGTCGTTAA
- the ftsA gene encoding cell division protein FtsA: MEEHYYVSVDIGSSSVKAIVGEKFHNGINVIGTGQTYTNGIKNGLIDDFDLAKQAIKDTIKKASIASSVDIKEVFLKLPIISTEVFDETNKIEFHQDTEINGTHIEEVLEGIREKNTEPETEVIDTFPIRFIVDDNNEVSDPKELVARHSLQVDAGVIAINQSILINMIKCVEACGVDVLDVYSDALNYRSVLTATERELGACVIDIGEDLTQIAFYERGELVDADVVFMAGRHITEDIAQFLNTTYDTAEKIKQQYGHAFYDSASDQDVFTVNQLDSDEPAQFTQKELSDVIEARVEDILIKVFDVLQELGLTKVNGGFVVTGGSANLLGVKELLLDMVNEKVRIHTPSQMGVRKPEFSSAISTISSSIAFDELLDYVTISNHDNEEIEEEIIESDSKRQEHKSSGFESFFKKKTKKQQSQDTANSEFVDDDTSEEVYEDIDGHEHGEPKQEESKFKKIMKSLFD; encoded by the coding sequence ATGGAAGAGCATTATTATGTTAGTGTAGATATCGGCTCATCAAGCGTGAAAGCGATTGTTGGTGAAAAATTTCATAACGGAATTAATGTGATAGGTACAGGGCAGACCTATACAAATGGAATCAAGAATGGTTTGATTGATGATTTCGACCTTGCTAAACAGGCGATTAAAGATACGATAAAGAAAGCTTCAATCGCTTCAAGCGTAGATATTAAAGAAGTATTTTTAAAACTACCAATCATTAGTACTGAAGTTTTTGATGAAACAAATAAAATCGAATTTCATCAAGATACAGAAATTAACGGCACACATATCGAAGAGGTGCTTGAAGGGATTCGCGAAAAAAACACGGAACCTGAAACGGAAGTCATTGATACATTCCCAATTCGCTTTATTGTGGATGACAACAATGAAGTTTCAGATCCAAAAGAACTTGTCGCGCGTCACTCTTTACAAGTAGATGCAGGCGTCATTGCGATTAATCAATCGATTTTAATTAATATGATTAAATGCGTAGAGGCTTGTGGTGTGGATGTGTTAGACGTTTATTCTGATGCATTGAATTACCGTTCAGTATTAACTGCGACTGAAAGAGAACTCGGCGCATGTGTCATTGATATCGGTGAAGATTTAACTCAGATTGCGTTTTATGAACGTGGAGAGCTCGTAGATGCGGATGTCGTGTTTATGGCAGGGCGTCACATCACAGAAGATATTGCACAATTTTTAAATACTACATATGATACAGCAGAAAAGATTAAGCAACAATACGGACATGCGTTTTATGATTCAGCTTCAGACCAAGATGTGTTTACTGTAAACCAACTTGACTCTGATGAACCTGCACAATTTACGCAAAAAGAGCTGAGCGATGTCATTGAAGCACGTGTTGAAGACATTCTCATTAAAGTATTCGATGTTTTACAAGAGTTAGGCTTAACGAAAGTCAACGGTGGATTTGTAGTGACAGGGGGTTCCGCTAACTTACTTGGCGTAAAAGAATTACTTCTCGATATGGTGAATGAAAAAGTACGCATTCATACACCTTCACAAATGGGAGTAAGAAAACCAGAATTTTCTTCAGCAATTTCCACAATTTCTAGTAGTATTGCTTTCGATGAGCTATTGGATTATGTTACAATTAGTAATCATGATAATGAAGAAATTGAAGAAGAAATCATTGAAAGCGATTCAAAACGACAAGAACATAAATCAAGTGGTTTTGAGTCATTCTTCAAGAAAAAAACAAAAAAACAACAATCACAAGACACGGCAAATTCTGAATTTGTCGACGATGATACTTCGGAAGAGGTATATGAAGACATTGATGGACATGAACACGGAGAACCTAAACAAGAAGAAAGTAAGTTCAAGAAGATTATGAAATCACTGTTTGATTGA
- a CDS encoding cell division protein FtsQ/DivIB: protein MTKEIPKINNEYLKEKRKKQRIQQRRVQRIIVGILVVIVLLILVYMFTPISHIKSADIKGNHYVSKQDILKELDIQNHPRIYAYSSDDAEARLKKNALIDEVTIEKGLFNPIEVNIKEHDIIAVTTEKSRVVPMIENGKVLKDYKQEVPNEAPYIEGFKGAEKRNLVDALQKMDRTTRAQISEIVSAPQKDQPHLIKLFMRDGIEVVGNTNTIAKKLKYYPSMSQALEKDETGKLKKSGFIDLSVGATFIPYDNVNNGQTSSASAKEVQSGTASEDKAKDDLQKALNKIKDEESSE from the coding sequence ATGACAAAAGAAATACCCAAGATTAATAACGAATATTTAAAAGAAAAGAGAAAAAAACAACGTATTCAGCAACGTCGGGTTCAACGGATTATTGTCGGGATACTCGTTGTCATTGTTTTATTGATCCTGGTTTATATGTTTACACCTATCAGTCACATTAAAAGTGCTGACATTAAAGGGAACCATTATGTGTCTAAGCAAGATATCTTGAAAGAGTTGGATATTCAAAACCATCCACGCATTTACGCGTATAGTTCTGATGATGCTGAGGCGCGTTTGAAAAAGAACGCATTGATTGATGAAGTGACGATTGAAAAAGGGCTGTTCAATCCGATTGAAGTCAACATAAAAGAGCATGATATCATTGCAGTCACGACAGAAAAGTCACGTGTGGTACCTATGATTGAAAATGGCAAAGTGTTAAAAGATTATAAACAGGAAGTACCGAATGAAGCACCTTACATTGAAGGATTTAAAGGTGCTGAAAAACGCAATCTCGTTGATGCTTTACAAAAAATGGATCGAACGACGCGTGCACAAATTTCAGAAATTGTGAGCGCACCACAAAAAGATCAACCCCATTTAATTAAACTATTTATGCGTGATGGGATTGAAGTCGTTGGGAATACGAACACCATTGCTAAGAAGTTGAAATACTATCCAAGTATGTCACAGGCGTTAGAGAAAGATGAAACAGGTAAATTGAAAAAATCAGGCTTTATCGATTTATCCGTCGGTGCGACATTTATTCCTTATGACAATGTGAACAACGGACAAACAAGTTCAGCGAGTGCCAAAGAAGTTCAAAGTGGTACGGCGAGTGAAGACAAAGCTAAAGATGATTTACAAAAGGCTTTGAACAAGATTAAAGATGAAGAATCATCGGAATAG